In the genome of Myxococcus stipitatus, one region contains:
- a CDS encoding thioredoxin family protein: MRYLAACLLLSGLVACTAANTNTPVSADATHAGAPLPFIDDDYSRALAEAKAKGIPLFVDVWAPWCHTCRSMKANVLSDKSLAAHADRFVWLQVNTDLTQNAAFQEKFPIEFWPTLFIIDPRAEKPLLRFAGSATVDQLVKLFEDGERAYKGGVTGAEALLARGDALSGEGRPAEAAEALTEALAEAPADWSRRGRALESLLMVLYSTFDEAKAKECATKALELLPSTPRSLSWANSAATGLMCSLMIPDGAEGVTALRTALEAKVVEAMGPPAIQMAGDDVSGLYDSRIAARKAAKDEAGVKVLAQEWLTYLEGEAAKAPNAEARAVFDSHRVSAAMKLGQVERVIPALQQSEKDLPKDYNPPARLASVFKNLGRLDEALAASDRALALVQGARRLSVLSTRVDILVARKDSATATKTLEEAIAYAKTLPAAQVSARQVKGLEKKLTELQATAAPSPK, translated from the coding sequence ACGCACGCCGGTGCCCCGTTGCCGTTCATCGATGATGACTACTCGCGCGCGCTCGCCGAAGCGAAGGCGAAGGGCATCCCGCTCTTCGTCGACGTCTGGGCGCCGTGGTGCCACACCTGTCGCTCGATGAAGGCGAACGTCCTGTCGGACAAGTCCCTGGCCGCGCATGCGGACCGCTTCGTCTGGCTGCAGGTGAACACGGACCTGACGCAGAACGCGGCGTTCCAGGAGAAGTTCCCCATCGAGTTCTGGCCCACGCTGTTCATCATCGACCCGCGCGCGGAGAAGCCGCTGCTGCGCTTCGCGGGCAGCGCCACGGTGGACCAGCTGGTGAAGCTCTTCGAGGACGGCGAGCGCGCCTACAAGGGCGGTGTCACGGGCGCGGAGGCGCTCCTGGCGCGCGGTGACGCGCTGTCCGGAGAGGGCCGCCCGGCCGAGGCCGCGGAGGCGCTGACGGAGGCGCTGGCCGAGGCCCCCGCCGACTGGTCCCGCCGGGGCCGCGCGCTGGAGTCGCTGCTGATGGTGCTGTACTCGACGTTCGACGAGGCCAAGGCGAAGGAGTGCGCGACGAAGGCGCTGGAGCTGCTCCCGAGCACGCCTCGCTCGCTGTCGTGGGCCAACAGCGCGGCGACGGGCCTGATGTGCTCGCTGATGATTCCGGACGGCGCCGAAGGGGTCACGGCGCTGCGCACCGCGCTCGAGGCCAAGGTGGTGGAGGCCATGGGGCCGCCCGCCATCCAGATGGCCGGCGATGACGTCTCGGGTCTGTATGACTCGCGCATCGCGGCGCGCAAGGCCGCCAAGGACGAGGCCGGCGTGAAGGTGCTCGCCCAGGAGTGGCTGACGTACCTGGAGGGCGAGGCCGCGAAGGCGCCCAACGCCGAGGCCCGCGCCGTCTTCGACTCGCACCGCGTCTCGGCCGCGATGAAGCTGGGGCAGGTGGAGCGCGTCATCCCCGCGCTGCAGCAGAGCGAGAAGGACCTGCCGAAGGACTACAACCCGCCCGCGCGCCTGGCCTCGGTGTTCAAGAACCTGGGCCGCCTGGACGAGGCGCTTGCCGCGAGCGACCGCGCCCTGGCGCTCGTGCAGGGCGCGCGTCGGCTCTCCGTGCTGTCCACCCGCGTGGACATCCTCGTCGCGCGCAAGGACTCCGCCACGGCGACGAAGACGCTGGAGGAGGCCATCGCCTACGCCAAGACGCTGCCCGCCGCGCAGGTGTCGGCCCGTCAGGTGAAGGGCCTGGAGAAGAAGCTCACCGAGCTCCAGGCGACGGCCGCGCCCTCGCCGAAGTAG
- a CDS encoding metallophosphoesterase — protein sequence MGGVNTPRDARLQAARTRARHAVEAGPRSSPPDGVPRRRRLVLGDPQAPFDKVLRILEHHGLLGDDGVLKPDVQLLSVGDHFDWGPPSERDAAAESALALVAWFASHPADQVIMLLGNHDLGRVGELAGFDDARFAQAQAEADRVYQHGVTDEAGERAFLERWPLVPTAELVARDFGNFRQVQRDWVEHLLRVRRFRTAHVAGPGLLVLHAGVTHEDLEVAGLAREHHADAHAVAQALNTTVDEHVTGWTQGRLEIPGLHQPGDAASGEGTGIFYQRPSFKPEDAERTRQTPRRRFDPRRLPAGLTQVLGHTRDKRIRELMGVTSGVARDGVVRHLVTDGARVTCAHGAPPPTSAAEAVLVFVDGGMSHCPVEDYELFDLDTRAAVRAAAR from the coding sequence ATGGGCGGGGTGAACACACCTCGAGACGCCCGCCTCCAGGCCGCCCGCACCCGTGCGCGACACGCGGTGGAGGCAGGGCCCCGCTCCTCGCCCCCGGACGGTGTCCCGCGCCGACGGCGGCTGGTCCTGGGGGACCCCCAGGCGCCCTTCGACAAGGTCCTGCGCATCCTGGAGCACCACGGCCTGCTGGGCGACGACGGGGTGTTGAAGCCCGACGTGCAGCTCCTCTCGGTGGGAGACCACTTCGACTGGGGCCCGCCCTCCGAGCGCGACGCCGCGGCGGAGAGCGCGCTGGCGCTGGTGGCGTGGTTCGCCTCGCACCCGGCCGACCAGGTCATCATGCTCCTGGGCAACCACGACCTGGGACGCGTGGGGGAACTGGCCGGCTTCGACGATGCCCGCTTCGCCCAGGCCCAGGCGGAGGCGGACCGCGTCTATCAACACGGCGTCACCGACGAGGCCGGCGAGCGGGCCTTCCTGGAGCGCTGGCCCCTGGTGCCCACCGCGGAGCTCGTCGCCCGCGACTTCGGCAACTTCCGACAGGTCCAGCGCGACTGGGTGGAGCACCTCTTGCGCGTGCGCCGCTTCCGCACCGCGCACGTCGCGGGCCCGGGCCTGCTGGTGTTGCACGCGGGTGTCACCCATGAGGACCTGGAGGTGGCCGGCCTCGCGCGCGAGCACCATGCGGATGCCCACGCGGTGGCCCAGGCGCTCAACACCACCGTCGACGAGCACGTCACCGGCTGGACGCAGGGCCGACTGGAGATACCGGGCCTGCACCAGCCGGGGGATGCCGCTTCCGGCGAGGGCACGGGCATCTTCTATCAGCGCCCCAGCTTCAAGCCGGAGGACGCCGAGCGCACGCGGCAGACACCTCGGCGGCGCTTCGACCCTCGGCGGCTTCCCGCGGGGCTCACGCAGGTGCTGGGACACACGCGCGACAAGCGCATCCGCGAGCTGATGGGGGTCACCTCGGGCGTGGCTCGCGACGGCGTGGTGCGCCACCTGGTGACGGACGGAGCGCGCGTGACCTGCGCTCACGGAGCACCTCCGCCGACGAGCGCGGCGGAGGCGGTGCTCGTCTTCGTCGACGGAGGCATGAGCCACTGCCCCGTCGAGGACTACGAGCTGTTCGACCTGGACACGCGCGCCGCCGTGCGAGCCGCGGCGCGCTGA